In the genome of Falsirhodobacter halotolerans, one region contains:
- a CDS encoding putative DNA modification/repair radical SAM protein, protein MAQRTLMDKLALLSDAAKYDASCASSGGQKRDSRDGKGVGSSGGSGICHAYAPDGRCISLLKILMTNFCIYDCAYCINRVSSKVERARFSVDEVVRLTIEFYRRNYIEGLFLSSGIIKSPDETMGDMVRIAKTLRERENFRGYIHLKTIPDASPELIDEAGRYADRLSINIEMPTEQGLSALAPEKNARDIRRAMGAVRLKREESREVTHTGRKKARFAPAGQSTQMIVGADAADDRAVLGQSSNLYANYGLSRVYYSAFSPIPDASKILPLKTPPLLREHRLYQADWLLRFYGFEVEEIASKGMLDLDLDPKTAWAIAHREAFPVDINRAPRETLLRVPGFGTRTVDRVLATRRHRTLRYEDLAAMGAVLKKAKPFITMPGWSARGLDDAHLRARFAAPPEQLSLF, encoded by the coding sequence ATGGCGCAAAGAACGTTGATGGACAAGCTCGCGCTCCTGTCGGATGCCGCGAAATATGACGCCTCCTGCGCCAGCAGCGGGGGGCAGAAACGCGATTCCCGCGATGGGAAGGGCGTGGGCAGTTCGGGCGGGTCCGGCATCTGCCACGCCTATGCCCCCGACGGGCGCTGCATCAGTCTGCTGAAAATCCTGATGACGAATTTCTGCATCTATGACTGCGCCTATTGCATCAATCGCGTGTCCTCGAAGGTGGAGCGGGCGCGCTTTTCCGTGGATGAGGTGGTGCGCCTGACCATCGAATTCTATCGTCGGAACTATATCGAAGGGTTGTTTTTGTCCTCGGGCATCATCAAGTCGCCCGATGAAACGATGGGCGACATGGTGCGGATCGCAAAAACCCTGCGCGAGCGGGAGAATTTTCGCGGCTACATCCATTTGAAGACGATCCCCGACGCCTCGCCCGAACTGATCGACGAGGCGGGGCGTTACGCCGACCGGCTGTCGATCAATATCGAGATGCCGACCGAGCAGGGGCTGAGCGCGCTGGCCCCGGAAAAGAACGCCCGCGACATTCGCCGCGCCATGGGGGCCGTCCGCCTGAAGCGCGAGGAATCGCGCGAGGTGACGCATACGGGCCGCAAGAAGGCGCGGTTCGCCCCCGCGGGGCAATCGACGCAGATGATCGTGGGCGCGGATGCGGCGGACGATCGGGCGGTGCTGGGGCAATCGTCCAATCTCTATGCCAATTACGGCCTCAGCCGGGTCTATTATTCCGCCTTTTCACCCATTCCGGACGCGTCGAAGATACTGCCGTTGAAGACGCCCCCGCTTTTGCGCGAACACCGCCTCTATCAGGCGGACTGGCTGTTGCGCTTTTATGGGTTCGAGGTGGAGGAGATCGCGTCGAAAGGAATGCTCGATCTGGATCTCGATCCCAAGACCGCCTGGGCCATCGCGCATCGGGAGGCGTTTCCCGTGGACATCAACCGCGCCCCGCGCGAGACGCTGCTGCGCGTGCCGGGATTTGGCACGCGGACGGTGGACCGGGTGCTGGCCACCCGCCGCCATCGCACCCTCCGATACGAGGATCTGGCGGCGATGGGCGCGGTGCTGAAAAAGGCCAAGCCGTTCATCACCATGCCGGGATGGAGCGCGCGTGGCCTTGACGATGCGCATCTGCGGGCGCGGTTCGCCGCCCCGCCCGAACAGCTGAGTCTGTTCTGA
- a CDS encoding PRC-barrel domain-containing protein produces the protein MNKLALSTAVLALVSGAAFAQTTPPATGSGTATDTAPTTGTGAEPTTGTGMTPAPLTGNDASPEAAPKDTGNEGGAPAMETTPGTTETMPPASDAAPANTMPADTATETMPGDTATAPMMTPPEGYAMVEASTLTGEVLDGATVYGRDDDDATEDDNIGKISEVVPAEGAPQQVIVDVGGFLGIGAKSVALTVSELSFFQETDGDTVRAYTTMTEDELKALPEYEM, from the coding sequence ATGAATAAGCTCGCACTTTCGACGGCTGTTCTGGCCCTTGTTTCCGGCGCCGCCTTTGCTCAGACCACGCCCCCGGCCACCGGCTCGGGCACGGCCACGGATACCGCGCCGACCACCGGCACGGGCGCCGAGCCGACCACCGGCACGGGCATGACCCCGGCCCCGCTGACCGGCAACGACGCCTCGCCCGAGGCCGCGCCGAAAGACACCGGCAACGAGGGTGGCGCACCGGCGATGGAAACCACGCCCGGCACGACGGAAACGATGCCGCCCGCATCGGACGCGGCGCCTGCAAACACCATGCCGGCCGACACCGCGACCGAAACCATGCCGGGTGACACCGCAACCGCACCGATGATGACGCCCCCCGAAGGCTATGCCATGGTCGAGGCGAGCACGCTGACGGGTGAGGTTCTTGACGGTGCCACCGTCTATGGCCGCGACGACGACGACGCGACCGAAGACGACAACATCGGCAAGATCTCCGAAGTCGTGCCGGCCGAAGGTGCGCCGCAGCAGGTGATCGTCGATGTGGGTGGTTTCCTCGGGATCGGCGCGAAATCGGTGGCCCTGACCGTGTCCGAGCTGTCGTTCTTCCAGGAAACCGATGGTGACACGGTTCGCGCCTACACCACGATGACGGAAGACGAACTGAAGGCGCTTCCCGAATACGAAATGTGA
- the treY gene encoding malto-oligosyltrehalose synthase translates to MTPLPTALYHLLLRDGRTFQTGIDLIPHLTASGITHLYLSPIFQATTGSTHGYDVTDPTRIDDSLGGQEGFDALARAARAASIDIVLDIVPNHTAFNLENPWLVDVLTHGEDSRYALHFDIDWGKGRLVVPFLTAPAAQADLRVEDGKLTDGSIHMPLRPGTETMEYAHDAQAYRLTFWEYERDGITHRRFFNVTGLIGMRVEDDQVFADTHALIFDLVRSGKVQGLRVDHIDGLSDPKQYLDRMAEALPDTPIWVEKILTGDEALPADWKTLGTTGYESGRALARVLTDADGLARIDGAWRAATGIEGDFEDALAIAKDEVAQGDLAAELRQLVDLGQAALGPEAEAGPEWVREAVLALLRHFPRYRTYFSDTDARDEDRAVMQATADHAAADVRTDRVLRLLAHAITEGATPEARAFRMRFQQVTGALLAKSHEDTTAFRFNRYLAANEVGGLPDEATMTAEAFDDWLQTLGPGHVHLTSSHDTKRSEDARMRLVAMTHRPKRALALWKAAAKLPQARGIAPNTVWYVVQTVLAMWESDREDLADRLSTHLEKALREAKEITNWTHPDTKAEGAVIAFGRALCDVWAEDLPRSARAIMKRADQLSLAQVALKCALPGIPYIFQGTEVMVHTLTDPDNRLAVDYRAVSQADTDKARLTRAMLTLRKDHPDFFKNASAHATHNGNVLHLRRKSGGQVLDIAISLSGKPIPAGNIWPPKKDAPLSVNWEG, encoded by the coding sequence ATGACCCCCCTGCCCACCGCCCTGTATCACCTGCTGCTGCGCGACGGCCGCACATTTCAGACCGGCATCGACCTTATCCCCCATCTGACGGCCAGCGGGATCACGCATCTGTATCTGTCGCCGATCTTTCAGGCGACGACCGGGTCCACCCACGGGTATGACGTGACCGACCCCACCCGCATCGATGACAGCCTTGGCGGTCAGGAGGGGTTCGACGCGCTGGCCCGCGCCGCGCGGGCGGCCAGCATCGACATCGTGCTGGACATCGTGCCGAACCACACGGCGTTCAATCTGGAAAACCCTTGGCTGGTGGATGTGCTGACCCATGGCGAGGACAGCCGTTATGCCCTTCATTTCGATATCGACTGGGGCAAGGGACGGCTGGTCGTGCCCTTCCTGACCGCCCCCGCGGCCCAGGCGGATCTGCGGGTGGAGGACGGCAAGCTGACCGATGGCAGCATCCACATGCCGCTGCGCCCCGGCACCGAAACGATGGAATACGCGCATGACGCGCAGGCCTATCGCCTGACCTTCTGGGAATACGAACGCGACGGGATCACCCATCGGCGCTTTTTCAACGTGACGGGCCTGATCGGGATGCGGGTGGAAGACGATCAGGTCTTTGCCGACACCCATGCGCTGATCTTCGATCTGGTGCGTTCGGGCAAGGTGCAGGGGCTGCGGGTGGACCATATCGACGGGCTGTCCGATCCGAAACAATATCTGGACCGGATGGCCGAGGCGCTGCCGGACACCCCGATCTGGGTGGAGAAGATCCTGACGGGGGACGAGGCGCTGCCCGCCGACTGGAAGACCCTTGGCACCACCGGCTACGAATCCGGGCGGGCGCTGGCGCGGGTGCTGACGGATGCGGACGGGCTGGCCCGGATCGACGGCGCATGGCGCGCGGCCACCGGGATCGAGGGCGATTTCGAGGATGCGCTGGCCATCGCCAAGGATGAGGTGGCGCAGGGCGACCTGGCCGCCGAACTGCGGCAACTGGTGGATCTGGGACAGGCGGCCCTCGGCCCCGAGGCGGAGGCGGGGCCGGAATGGGTGCGCGAGGCGGTGCTGGCCTTGCTGCGGCACTTCCCCCGCTATCGCACCTATTTCAGCGACACGGACGCGCGCGACGAGGATCGCGCGGTGATGCAGGCCACCGCCGACCACGCGGCGGCGGATGTGCGCACCGACCGCGTGCTGCGCCTTCTTGCCCATGCCATCACCGAAGGGGCCACGCCCGAGGCGCGCGCCTTCCGCATGAGATTCCAGCAGGTGACCGGCGCCCTTCTGGCCAAATCGCACGAGGACACGACCGCCTTCCGCTTCAACCGCTATCTGGCCGCGAACGAGGTGGGTGGCCTGCCGGACGAGGCGACGATGACCGCCGAGGCGTTCGACGACTGGCTTCAGACCTTGGGCCCGGGGCATGTGCACCTGACCTCCTCGCATGACACCAAACGGTCCGAGGATGCGCGGATGCGGCTGGTGGCCATGACCCACCGCCCCAAGCGGGCGCTGGCGCTGTGGAAGGCGGCGGCCAAGCTGCCGCAGGCGCGGGGCATCGCCCCCAACACCGTGTGGTATGTCGTGCAGACCGTGCTGGCCATGTGGGAATCGGACCGCGAGGATCTGGCCGACCGGCTGTCCACCCATCTGGAAAAGGCCCTGCGCGAGGCGAAGGAGATCACCAACTGGACGCATCCGGACACCAAGGCCGAAGGGGCCGTGATCGCCTTCGGACGGGCGCTGTGCGATGTCTGGGCCGAGGACCTGCCCCGGTCTGCGCGGGCGATCATGAAGCGGGCGGATCAGCTGTCCCTGGCGCAGGTGGCGTTGAAATGCGCGCTGCCGGGCATCCCCTATATCTTTCAGGGGACCGAGGTCATGGTGCACACGCTGACCGACCCCGACAACCGCCTTGCGGTCGATTACCGCGCCGTGTCGCAGGCCGACACCGACAAGGCCCGCCTGACCCGCGCGATGCTGACCTTGCGCAAAGACCATCCGGATTTCTTCAAAAACGCCTCGGCCCACGCCACCCATAATGGCAATGTCCTGCATCTGCGCCGCAAATCCGGGGGGCAGGTTCTGGACATCGCCATATCGTTGTCGGGCAAACCGATCCCCGCCGGAAACATCTGGCCGCCCAAAAAAGATGCGCCCTTGTCGGTCAACTGGGAGGGGTGA
- a CDS encoding sugar phosphate nucleotidyltransferase has product MTAETTLDLSKTLAVLLAGGQGSRLHELTHGECKPALLFGDRRRIVDFTVAGAVRSGIRQMIVATQYEPATLNSHMVSRWGRAFSMMALRHGPTVTGRPEGYAGTAAVVAANMAEIDASGAEEIVVLAGDHIYDMNLTAMIADHRMTGADVTVAVDAVPLADATAFGVMGTDADGRIRMFVEKPAHPPHMPGDPSRALASMGIYVFKWAWLRAALVKEMAADRAEHDFGKHILPLAVANGHAYAHTRMLDDEGRAPYWRDVGTLDAFRKSWIDLRDGLVRCRLPDTVNAGRRMLDPGHDGWTGYNLRAGGLSLAPPSSMTRRWTLLDDTVVMPGARIEPGARLTRAIVAPGAIIPADLTVGEDAMEDARWFRVSTGGTTLITPEMLSRRASARAPIYSTASLSTERI; this is encoded by the coding sequence ATGACGGCGGAAACGACACTTGACCTTTCGAAGACCTTGGCGGTTCTTCTGGCAGGGGGGCAAGGGTCCCGCCTTCACGAACTGACCCATGGCGAATGCAAGCCCGCCCTTCTGTTCGGCGACCGTCGACGCATCGTCGATTTCACGGTGGCGGGCGCGGTGCGGTCCGGCATCCGCCAGATGATCGTCGCCACCCAATACGAACCCGCCACGCTGAACAGCCACATGGTGTCCCGCTGGGGGCGCGCCTTCTCCATGATGGCGCTGCGCCATGGGCCGACCGTGACCGGACGGCCCGAAGGCTATGCCGGGACGGCCGCCGTGGTGGCCGCCAACATGGCCGAGATCGACGCCAGCGGCGCCGAGGAGATCGTCGTGCTGGCCGGCGACCACATCTATGACATGAACCTGACGGCGATGATCGCCGATCACCGCATGACCGGCGCGGATGTGACCGTGGCCGTCGATGCGGTGCCGCTGGCCGATGCGACCGCCTTCGGCGTGATGGGCACCGATGCCGACGGGCGCATCCGCATGTTCGTGGAAAAACCGGCCCATCCGCCGCACATGCCGGGCGACCCGTCGCGGGCGCTGGCCAGCATGGGCATCTATGTCTTCAAATGGGCCTGGCTGCGCGCCGCGCTGGTGAAGGAGATGGCGGCCGACCGCGCCGAGCATGATTTCGGCAAGCACATCCTGCCGCTGGCCGTGGCGAACGGCCACGCCTATGCCCACACCCGCATGTTGGACGATGAAGGCCGCGCCCCCTATTGGCGCGATGTCGGCACGCTGGACGCCTTTCGCAAAAGCTGGATCGACCTGCGCGACGGGCTGGTCCGTTGCCGCCTGCCCGACACGGTGAACGCCGGGCGGCGCATGTTGGATCCCGGCCATGACGGCTGGACCGGATACAACCTGCGCGCGGGCGGTCTGTCGCTGGCGCCGCCTTCCTCGATGACACGCCGCTGGACCCTGCTGGACGACACGGTGGTGATGCCCGGCGCGCGGATCGAACCCGGCGCACGTCTGACCCGCGCCATCGTCGCCCCCGGCGCGATCATCCCCGCCGACCTGACGGTGGGCGAGGATGCGATGGAGGACGCGCGCTGGTTCCGCGTGTCCACCGGCGGCACCACCCTCATCACGCCCGAGATGCTGTCGCGTCGCGCCTCGGCCCGGGCGCCCATCTATTCCACGGCCTCCCTCAGCACGGAACGCATCTGA